Sequence from the Colletotrichum higginsianum IMI 349063 chromosome 6, whole genome shotgun sequence genome:
CCACGCCTCCAGCTGCCAGCACCATGTGGCCACGGATTCCTTGTCTGAGTCTCTGGCCATTtaaacccccccccccccaattcacacacacacacacacacacacactgacTCGGACCGCCAGGGAACGAGGGGACGAAAGGCACGCTTGCCGTATACGAGCCTGTAAGCAGTGTAAGTACGGCTGGACGGACCACATCGTACGATGTCGTCTAGCTTCGCCCGTCCATGCTTTCATCGCCGAGATCTATCACTCTCATTCTTattctcactctcactctcactctcacgctcactcactcactctcacacaCCCCTTACACCCCTTCTGGTCCTTGCTCCTTCGTTTCCCCATGCCCATACCCATATTCCACGAGGTCACCGGGCCACCCCCGGATCTGGTTGGATCTCATCAAACGATCTGACACCCGTGTGTTTGCGCAAGGGTACCGGGAGACGCTCCCATTCCGCCCTCTCCTGGCTTGCCCGCCCGCGCCTGCTACCACAGCCCAACCGGCTCGCCAATCTCACCCTCTATCTCTtcatctccctctccccccctctctctctctctctctctctctatctcgGCGGCAAACTGTCACACCTAGTGACGGGGACGGGATCGGAGCTCGTACCCTGCGCCAATGGGCCATGGCGGACTGTGATCCCCCATCTGACCTCTTAGCCGCCCCCGTCAAGAACTCTTCTTGACCACGCCTACCGGCTGCCAAACATGCGCAAACGTCGATCCAAAagccagccgccgccggctacTAGTTAGTTAGGACACGAACGAATCGCCAGTAGATCGAATCCGCTCCCATATTGACCAAACAATCCATCCTCTCCGTCAATGGCGTACGGCACACAGCCTTTACGAATaccttcctccctcctccttctctccccgAATCAccacacgcacgcacacacacgtTCCAGCCCAGCCAGCTACGTCATAACTGTCCACCAATCGAACCATGGCGCCTCGTGGCCCATCCGTTTCCGCTTGCGGTTGCACACACCCTCTTACCCCCCTAAACAGCCCGCTTCAGCCTGCCCACACGACTTCCACGCGACATGTCAGAGAACTAAAGaccggcggcagcaacggCGCCTGCGCTCGTTCCCGAACACAGCTGGGAGCGTGGTCAcatcttccccccccccccccccccctccaaagAAAAAAGCAAAGAACCGTCACTTAGGGATATGTATGTGTGTTTACTCCTTTACCTCCGTCTCAGTCCCCTACGTCGCGTGGCGGCGACGCTATAAGACACACGAGAAGCGCAGGGAGAGGTAGTGAAAGGACGGGGGGGACCCCTTCGGGGTTCTGGACAAGTTCTGGACTCGGTTCTTCCATGCACCGCCGTTCAGCTCAGTGTCTCGTTCGCTCACGGCGGAGGAACTCCTGCTGCTACTGCAGTTTCTCCCTTGAATCTCTCGGCAGGCAGgtagggggaggggagggaacGCCAGCGGAATCCTTCCAGATCATTTCGCAGTAGCTTAGTTTCTAGATGTTCGATCCTCAAAagcgccgccccccccccaaggGGGTATGATTGCGGTCCCGACTAGTGACATATCATCCCAGAGCGAGCGCGCGCGCTCGAACCGCCAGGGCTGAAGGACgaccgcgccggcgcccccTTGTGGGCGTGATCACTCAAGTCGCAGACAGAGACTGGCCTCCGGTTTGGACTTCAGTTGTCTGGAACAGCTCTCTAAGACAAGCTCAGCTTCTACCCATGTGGCCGTCCTGCGAGTAGGACGGTGCATCGTGCTTGGGCGAAAGCAGACAACTCGTCCACAGTGTTAGTTTATTTGCACAGGTTtgcgcgcgtgtgtgtttgtgtacTATGGGTGTGTGTACGTTTGTCTTACAACGCGGGCTTGGGACACATGGCGCGGTCCTTTTCCTACGTCGACGTGCCACGACCCGGAACTCGCCTCAACGTGGCTCTTCTCGCCCACCCCCTCATCCCCTAGTTAATACGTAGTTTTTGTGGCTTCCGTATATCCCCAAGAGGAATGTAGTCGTGAAATCACTTCATCTACCAGCAAATTTGCCccacgagggcggcggcggggggggaaGCGATCTGAGAACGCCCCCAGGTAGCGAGCGGACCGGCgttgaggccgtcgacgccatgGCGTCCTGTCATGTCATGGAGTTGGGAACGCTACAGCAGTAGCGGCAGGCATGTAGGGCCTTCACGATGCATGCTCGCGAGATTGAAGCTCTTTTTCGCAGGAACATGGACCGAACCGCGGGTGTAAACCTACCGTACCCCGTCCCCCCAtctcatccccccccctccgatCCCCCCGAGCACAGGATCGAACCTCGTGTGGGATGTGATCCAAGACACACATacatagagagagagaggatgagAGATACGCGGCCATGCGGTTTCCAGTACGGAATGGAAGTCttggtccccccccccccccccccccccctccctcctcccaaAGCCTCCCTTCCCGCCTTCATCATACGAAAAACAAACTCCCCCTGGTGTCGATTTCAGTTGCTAACAGGGCGAAAAGAAAATGCCAAGGAGTACGACTGACGTGGGTgcttctctcccttccctccctcccacaCACGCAgacacacaaacacacccCTTCACTCCAGGAGAACCGGTTTTCCGGGTCGAACAGGTCCCTAGAACCCGGGAacggggaagaagagaagactCGGGCCAAAACGCCATGTGCCATTGTCGTCTTTTTTTCGTTTCTTTAACCCCCCGTCTCGCTTGGCTTTACGGCCGGTTTTCTCAGCCGGCCCggtccccttcttctttcgCCGTgatctccctccccccctttaTGACAAGATTTATCGGAGTGGGGGTATATCGGAGCAAGGCAAGTAGAGTGTCCCCCCCCAAGGGGTGTAACGATCCAGACGAAGCCATCTGATAGCCTGTCTCACTCAGCTCTTTTAGGGCGGCGCCTTGAAGAAGCTCGCGAGATGAGTCCCCCCTCTTGACGTCCATGATGCTGAATGAATATCACCGGATCAggaacggggggggggggttccaaGAATGATACCCAACGACGTGAAGCTGGCTCACGCAGCTTTGGGCGGCCGTCGAAGAGAGGAATGGGATTGGGGGGAACCACCTGCCTTCAGACCGGATtcatccccctccaccccccgTGGCGCCTATAAGTGACGTGGATATCGAGAGACAACACCCAGCGGTGGCCGGTCAAGCTCCCTAACTACATGGATCTCCCAGATCCAGTCACGATAGCGACCCGTAGTCCTCTCCACCGCCCTCCCCTGATCTTAACGATAGGGTGTTCCCCCGGCGGATCGGATCGGGTTAGTgacgcctcgtcgaggcaTTCATGGGACCCAGCCACGTGTCTTCGGCTCTCCGTGTGAAGAGTACGCATACTCACATGCTCACACTCATACACACTCACTTGCTCACCTCCTTGCTCTTCCATCGAGCGAAAAAAGACCGTGTGCGGCTGATACCGCCCacggctctctctctctctctcgacgTTGTCATGGGAGGCGTCCGTTGAGGAATTCACAACGCTATCTCGATATGCATTTGAGTCTATGTGATGTTGATTACCTAGAGGAAATTCCTGTCTACGGGCGCCGTATATCGACCAGCTGTGGCTGAACAGCGGCGTACACACCCTGCTGCCTCTCCCCGACCCGAGTCTCGGCACAGCCTCAACGacacccacccccctccgTCTGAGCTCTGCCACACCCGGAAGCACGCTCACGCCGAACCCCCGCAGCCCCCCCGGCGGAAGTTACCGAGCAACCGCGGCAGGCCGTGGATATCGAGCCCTGCGAACCCCTCACCAGCCGTCTCGCGctcgccgatggcgatgacggccGCGATGATGTCCTTCTGgatgtcgtcgccgacgacgctgtCGTGCCGGTACGCCGGGTGCGCGTCGATGAAGTTGCGCAgccagcgcgccgccgtgtcgagctcgccgctcGCACGCCGGCTGATGAGCCGCAGGTAGGTGTCCAGCTCGCAGCGCGTCTGcacgtcgacgttgacgccgtcgaggtaGCTCTCGACGAGCGGGATGAGGCCGGGGAAcccggtgccggtggcgtcgccgtccgGGCTGCCGTTGATGATCTCGTTGACCGTCATTTCGGCGtactcctcctcgacggggaggaagggcgtcggcgggcggcTGGGGTGCGCGGAGCCGGGCCGCGAGCCAGGCCGCGACTCggagtcgccgccgaggttgtTGGCGCGGTGGCGGCTGGCAAAGGGGTTCTTGCGGAAGAAGAActtctcggcgaggacggcgtcgacggcatggGCGCGCTCCATGTTCTCGTCGACgcgggggatggggatgTAGAAGTTCAGGTCGAAGGAGAGGATGGCGCGCGTGACGAGGACCatgaagacggagaaggcggcgttCTCGAAATCCGTCAACTGGATCTCCATGGGGCGGAACTCGACGCGCCAGCCGATGCTGTTGTCGGCCGGAGGGGGCTTGAAGCGCATGTGCTGCCAGTTGGTCGACTGCAAGTTCTCGAAGTGGTCCGTCTTGCCGAGGTCCAGCTCCTGAAGGTCctcctcgaagacgacgatggggTCGCGGATGAAGAGGTGGGCGAAGTGCGTCGCGAGGCGGTCGTCCATGCCGCCCTCCATGAGCTTGGCCTTgatgtcctcgtcgatgacgaggtcCGGCGACAGGTACTCGGGCCGCAGGCGCGGGTCGGTCGAGATGTAGGTCGAGTTGGAGGCGTAGCGGGACTTGGGTATCCGCCAGCGGTCGTTCTTCAGGGGCTGTTCGTTTGGTCAGTCAGGTCCAGTGGACGATCCGTAGTAAAAATCAGTCTTCGTCTTGGTCTCACCTTCTCACCGAGCTCCTCGGGTGTCCTGCAGTCCACGGCCCGGCTGATCTGGTTCCACCGCACGTCCGTGTTGGCGAGGAAGCCCTTGTAGACCGGGGTGGCGGCCGTCAGGGCGAGCAGGATAGGGCCCAGCGGGCTGAGCTGGTCGTACATCTTGCGACCCTCGGTGATGTTCTTGGCCTGGAAGGTGATTTGGAGGCAGCAGCTGCCCATGCCGAAGGCCATGGCGTCCATGTGAATGAAGTtgtcgggggcggcgccgccggtacggacgtcttcgtcctcgggccAGTTGTGCAGGTCGTAGTTGACGGTCGGGTCGCGCCAGGGGTTCGGGGTGTTGCGGTCGTGGAAAACGGGCACATTGACCTGGACCttgcggccgcggcgccagCGGATGTTGGCAGCGAGGGTCGGGAAGCGGATGTGCGGGTTCGCAATCTCGTCCGGAACGAACTGGGAGCGCAGCTTGGGCCCAGAGGGCGGGTAGTAGGGTTCCGTAAAGTCGCCGGGGCAGCCGATACGCGGGAACGTGGTGAGGGTGATGGGGTATTCGTTGGCGTGCATGTGGTCCTTTGCAATCTTACGGCGAAGCTTCATGTCGGgctcgacatcgaggagCTCCTTTAAGCCGATGCCCCAGGGCTTGCCGGGGGTCGCCTCGAGCATGAAGCGGCCAAACTCGGGGTGGAAGACGGGGAGGGTTACCGATCTGGGGCGGGGTCAGTCGGGCGGCTCGGCATACGGTCTCCCTTGTGGGAATGGGTGCACGAGAGTGGAGGTGAGAGGAAATGTGAGTAGGAGTGAATTAGAGTGAGTGGGAGTGAGTGAAAGTGAGTGCGAGTGattgagtgagtgagaagGGAAGTGAGtgcgagtgagtgagtgagtgagaaggggagtgagtgagtgaggaaGTGGGAATGAGGGTGAGTGAGGGTATGGAAATGAGAAAACATACGATTTCCCCCGGGCGACGTCTTGCAGGTCGGGCACGCAGCCTCCCTCCTTCGCGAGGTCGGGGCTCTCGGCGAGCGCTGTGAGGATCTCGGCCTGTCTGAGTGAGAGGCGAACCTTTGGGTCATCCTTGGAGTAGGTGACGACCAGATATTCAACCTGGGCCCAACGGGTCAGCCGGGAGGGGTCTCATGCAGCATACGGCTCGGAAGGTATCGAGCAGCCCAAGTCACCATCAACGACAAGATTCCCCGCTCCAACCTCGTAAGCCATCTCACACGGGCATGACGTACCTCGTCTCCCCAGAGCAAGGCGTCGCGCTCCTTGCTCTTTGCTTTGTTCCATATCTCCAAGAGTTGCTACGAAACTGGCA
This genomic interval carries:
- a CDS encoding glutamate-cysteine ligase, giving the protein MGLLALGTALDWPDAKQRAGQVREWGIKQLLEIWNKAKSKERDALLWGDEVEYLVVTYSKDDPKVRLSLRQAEILTALAESPDLAKEGGCVPDLQDVARGKSSVTLPVFHPEFGRFMLEATPGKPWGIGLKELLDVEPDMKLRRKIAKDHMHANEYPITLTTFPRIGCPGDFTEPYYPPSGPKLRSQFVPDEIANPHIRFPTLAANIRWRRGRKVQVNVPVFHDRNTPNPWRDPTVNYDLHNWPEDEDVRTGGAAPDNFIHMDAMAFGMGSCCLQITFQAKNITEGRKMYDQLSPLGPILLALTAATPVYKGFLANTDVRWNQISRAVDCRTPEELGEKPLKNDRWRIPKSRYASNSTYISTDPRLRPEYLSPDLVIDEDIKAKLMEGGMDDRLATHFAHLFIRDPIVVFEEDLQELDLGKTDHFENLQSTNWQHMRFKPPPADNSIGWRVEFRPMEIQLTDFENAAFSVFMVLVTRAILSFDLNFYIPIPRVDENMERAHAVDAVLAEKFFFRKNPFASRHRANNLGGDSESRPGSRPGSAHPSRPPTPFLPVEEEYAEMTVNEIINGSPDGDATGTGFPGLIPLVESYLDGVNVDVQTRCELDTYLRLISRRASGELDTAARWLRNFIDAHPAYRHDSVVGDDIQKDIIAAVIAIGERETAGEGFAGLDIHGLPRLLGNFRRGGCGGSA